AACGGTTGATCTTTGAAGCATTGCCTGAAGCTATTTTAGAAATCCACACAGGGATGATGGCCAGTGCGATTTTGTCTGACACGATCCCCTGTGGTCGATTGATGATGCACAATCTCGGCTTAGAAATGGAGACCCCCTTTGATCCAGAACCTAACACAACGGCATCCGTGGCGATCGCCCCATAACCCCAAAGCTTTCCTCTTAATTTTGCCAATTTGCCATCCCTCGGGGTGGTTTTATTTTGCTCGGTGCTTGCCGCAGTTGGTAAACCTCCCCAGGGGAAAATAAGATAGAATACCGCTTCTAACGCTATTGTGATTTCATCTGGACGATGCCCATGACTCAAACCCTGCCCTCCGTAACCGTCATTGGTGGTGGCCTCGCTGGAACAGAAGCCGCCTGGCAAATTGCCCAAGCTGGGGTTCCCGTCACCCTCTACGAGATGCGGCCCGTCCAGAAAAGTCCCGCCCACCACACTGCTGAACTTGCGGAATTAGTCTGTAGTAATTCCTTTGGGGCCGCCGAGAGCGATCGCGCCTCTGGGTTACTCCATGAAGAACTCCGCCGTCTCAATTCCGTGATTGTCGGTACTGCTGATCAGCACCGTGTTCCCGCTGGCGGAGCCTTAGCGGTAGACCGGGCCGTATT
The nucleotide sequence above comes from [Synechococcus] sp. NIES-970. Encoded proteins:
- a CDS encoding hypothetical protein (conserved hypothetical protein) yields the protein MAQILDPIPNDDNKTLLCCYVNATSQIQVARITNVEDWYFERVVFPGQRLIFEALPEAILEIHTGMMASAILSDTIPCGRLMMHNLGLEMETPFDPEPNTTASVAIAP